The following proteins are co-located in the Malus sylvestris chromosome 13, drMalSylv7.2, whole genome shotgun sequence genome:
- the LOC126595124 gene encoding uncharacterized protein LOC126595124: protein MTMGTTTTTQAYGEPWYWDNRYANESGSFDWYQKYQSLAPLINLYVPRHPNQRNRILVVGCGNSAFSEGMADDGYEEVVSIDISSVVIQAMQTKYSNRPHLKYLQMDVRDMSAFETASFDAVVDKGTLDSLLCGSNSRQNATEMLEEVWRVLKDKGVYVLITYGAPLYRLRLLRESCLWMIKLHVIEKLSCEDKSEPPIWDLTNPVPLNDDGSSTEELLGNNPDVHYIYVCTKDDSL from the exons atgacGATGGgaacgacgacgacgacgcaGGCGTACGGCGAGCCGTGGTACTGGGACAACCGCTACGCCAACGAATCAGGGTCGTTCGATTGGTACCAAAAGTACCAATCTCTGGCTCCGCTGATCAATCTCTATGTCCCTCGCCATCCCAACCAACGCAACCGCATCCTTGTCGTCGGCTGCGGCAACTCAG CGTTTAGCGAGGGGATGGCTGATGATGGGTACGAGGAGGTGGTTAGTATTGACATTTCATCTGTGGTCATCCAAGCTATGCAGACCAAGTACTCGAATCGTCCGCACCTCAAAT atttgcAAATGGATGTTCGAGATATGAGTGCTTTCGAAACTGCTTCCTTTGATGCAGTTGTTGACAAAG GAACTCTAGACTCTCTTTTG TGCGGAAGTAATTCGCGGCAAAATGCTACCGAGATGCTTGAGGAGGTTTGGAG GGTCCTCAAGGATAAAGGAGTCTACGTTCTG ATCACATATGGTGCCCCGTTGTATCGTTTGCGTTTGTTGAGAGAGTCATGCTTGTGGATGATAAAACTCCATGTCATAG AGAAACTTTCCTGCGAAGATAAATCAGAACCTCCAATTTGGGATCTGACCAATCCTGTTCCTCtaaatgatgatggaagctCAACGGAGGAATTGCTGGGAAACAACCCTGATGTCCACTATATTTACGTTTGTACGAAG GATGATTCTTTGTAA
- the LOC126595116 gene encoding ATP-citrate synthase alpha chain protein 2-like isoform X2: MARKKIREYDSKRLLKQHLKRLAGIELQINSALVTESTDFSELSNEHTWLSSTRLVVKPDMLFGKRGKSGLVALNLDMAQVAEFVKQRLGKEVEMGGCKAPITTFIVEPFMPHDQEFYLSIVSERLGSTVSFSECGGIEIEENWDKVKTIFLPTEKPMTNDACAPLIATLPLEVRGKIGDFIKGVFAVFQDLDFSFLEMNPFTLVDGEPYPLDMRGELDDTAAFKNFNKWGNVEFPLPFGRVLSPTETFIHSLDENVGDLGYASELGNYAEYSGAPNEGEVLQYARVVIDCATADPDGCKRALIIGGGIANFTDVAATFNGIIRALKEKESKLKAARMHIFVRRGGPNYQTGLAKMRALGEELGVPLDVYGPEATMTGICKQAIECIMGEA; encoded by the exons ATGGCCCGCAAGAAGATCAGAGAGTACGACTCCAAGAGGCTGCTCAAACAGCACCTGAAACGACTCGCCGGAATCGAGCTCCAGATCAACTCAGCTCTGGTGACCGAGTCGACGGACTTCTCCGAGTTGTCGAACGAGCATACATGGCTGTCGTCTACGCGCCTCGTGGTGAAGCCCGACATGCTGTTCGGGAAGCGCGGGAAGAGCGGCCTCGTCGCCCTGAACTTGGACATGGCTCAGGTCGCCGAGTTCGTCAAGCAGCGACTCGGTAAGGAG GTTGAGATGGGAGGATGCAAGGCGCCGATCACGACGTTTATAGTGGAGCCGTTCATGCCCCATGATCAAGAATTTTACCTCTCGATTGTGTCCGAAAGGCTCGGATCAACCGTGAGCTTTTCGGAGTGTGGAGGGATCGAAATTGAAGAGAATTGGGACAAG GTTAAGACTATATTTCTTCCGACCGAGAAGCCTATGACGAATGATGCTTGTGCTCCACTGATTGCCACTCTTCCATTGGAG GTCAGAGGCAAAATTGGAGATTTCATAAAGGGCGTATTTGCTGTATTCCAGG ATTTGGATTTTAGTTTCCTGGAAATGAACCCGTTTACCTTGGTTGATGGTGAACCTTATCCACTAGATATGAGGGGGGAGCTAGATGACACTGCTGCCTTCAAGAACTTCAATAA ATGGGGCAACGTGGAGTTTCCATTGCCTTTTGGCAGAGTCTTAAGTCCTACAGAAACATTTATTCATTCTCTGGATGAAAAC GTTGGAGATTTGGGTTATGCTTCAGAACTTGGAAATTATGCAGAGTATAGTGGAGCTCCAAATGAGGGAGAGGTGTTGCAGTATGCAAGAGTTGTGATCGAT TGTGCAACAGCTGATCCAGATGGTTGTAAAAGAGCACTTATAATTGGAGGTGGCATAGCTAATTTCACAGACGTAGCTGCTACATTCAATGGAATTATTAGAGCCCTCAAGGAGAAG GAATCCAAGCTAAAAGCAGCAAGAATGCATATTTTTGTGAGAAGGGGTGGTCCAAACTATCAAACTGGTTTGGCAAAGATGCGCGCATTGGGAGAAGAACTTGGAGTTCCTCTTGAC GTTTATGGCCCTGAGGCAACAATGACGGGAATTTGCAAGCAAGCAATTGAGTGCATCATGGGTGAAGCTTAA
- the LOC126595235 gene encoding uncharacterized protein LOC126595235, protein MSKAMGVARQGLKALKQSNFLKALQSEIQYKLSSNPFQERGSSSLGDFVVEWDSPRSQDVVLMRKFESGEEVVVSALLGPFHSKEDSVEKYNEYLGETLMKVCVKKPGLSSMLQFDCSVFEIIGSGSVFNIHNAHILQPSAGLGPSVYRGPAFRWRYLSMHQDHISLYSNSAGKAGEESGSASAKQQRSWPLLR, encoded by the coding sequence ATGTCGAAGGCGATGGGTGTGGCGCGACAGGGTCTCAAAGCTCTCAAACAATCCAACTTTCTCAAGGCTTTGCAGTCCGAGATACAATACAAACTTTCCTCTAATCCCTTTCAGGAAAGAGGAAGCTCTTCGTTGGGTGATTTTGTGGTGGAGTGGGATTCACCACGATCCCAAGATGTGGTTTTGATGAGGAAATTTGAGAGCGGTGAGGAGGTTGTTGTTTCTGCTTTGTTGGGTCCCTTTCACTCTAAGGAAGACTCTGTTGAAAAATACAACGAGTATCTAGGGGAAACTTTGATGAAGGTATGTGTGAAGAAGCCTGGTTTGAGCTCAATGCTGCAGTTCGATTGCAGTGTTTTTGAGATTATCGGTTCTGGGTCCGTATTCAACATCCATAATGCCCATATTCTTCAACCATCAGCTGGTCTTGGCCCTTCTGTCTACAGAGGCCCCGCATTCAGATGGAGATATCTCAGCATGCATCAAGACCATATCTCTCTCTACTCAAACAGTGCGGGAAAAGCTGGTGAGGAATCTGGTTCCGCCTCCGCCAAGCAGCAAAGATCCTGGCCTCTGCTGAGATGA
- the LOC126595116 gene encoding ATP-citrate synthase subunit alpha chain protein 1-like isoform X3, with translation MARKKIREYDSKRLLKQHLKRLAGIELQINSALVTESTDFSELSNEHTWLSSTRLVVKPDMLFGKRGKSGLVALNLDMAQVAEFVKQRLGKEVEMGGCKAPITTFIVEPFMPHDQEFYLSIVSERLGSTVSFSECGGIEIEENWDKVKTIFLPTEKPMTNDACAPLIATLPLEVRGKIGDFIKGVFAVFQDLDFSFLEMNPFTLVDGEPYPLDMRGELDDTAAFKNFNKWGNVEFPLPFGRVLSPTETFIHSLDENCATADPDGCKRALIIGGGIANFTDVAATFNGIIRALKEKESKLKAARMHIFVRRGGPNYQTGLAKMRALGEELGVPLDVYGPEATMTGICKQAIECIMGEA, from the exons ATGGCCCGCAAGAAGATCAGAGAGTACGACTCCAAGAGGCTGCTCAAACAGCACCTGAAACGACTCGCCGGAATCGAGCTCCAGATCAACTCAGCTCTGGTGACCGAGTCGACGGACTTCTCCGAGTTGTCGAACGAGCATACATGGCTGTCGTCTACGCGCCTCGTGGTGAAGCCCGACATGCTGTTCGGGAAGCGCGGGAAGAGCGGCCTCGTCGCCCTGAACTTGGACATGGCTCAGGTCGCCGAGTTCGTCAAGCAGCGACTCGGTAAGGAG GTTGAGATGGGAGGATGCAAGGCGCCGATCACGACGTTTATAGTGGAGCCGTTCATGCCCCATGATCAAGAATTTTACCTCTCGATTGTGTCCGAAAGGCTCGGATCAACCGTGAGCTTTTCGGAGTGTGGAGGGATCGAAATTGAAGAGAATTGGGACAAG GTTAAGACTATATTTCTTCCGACCGAGAAGCCTATGACGAATGATGCTTGTGCTCCACTGATTGCCACTCTTCCATTGGAG GTCAGAGGCAAAATTGGAGATTTCATAAAGGGCGTATTTGCTGTATTCCAGG ATTTGGATTTTAGTTTCCTGGAAATGAACCCGTTTACCTTGGTTGATGGTGAACCTTATCCACTAGATATGAGGGGGGAGCTAGATGACACTGCTGCCTTCAAGAACTTCAATAA ATGGGGCAACGTGGAGTTTCCATTGCCTTTTGGCAGAGTCTTAAGTCCTACAGAAACATTTATTCATTCTCTGGATGAAAAC TGTGCAACAGCTGATCCAGATGGTTGTAAAAGAGCACTTATAATTGGAGGTGGCATAGCTAATTTCACAGACGTAGCTGCTACATTCAATGGAATTATTAGAGCCCTCAAGGAGAAG GAATCCAAGCTAAAAGCAGCAAGAATGCATATTTTTGTGAGAAGGGGTGGTCCAAACTATCAAACTGGTTTGGCAAAGATGCGCGCATTGGGAGAAGAACTTGGAGTTCCTCTTGAC GTTTATGGCCCTGAGGCAACAATGACGGGAATTTGCAAGCAAGCAATTGAGTGCATCATGGGTGAAGCTTAA
- the LOC126595116 gene encoding ATP-citrate synthase alpha chain protein 2-like isoform X1, producing MARKKIREYDSKRLLKQHLKRLAGIELQINSALVTESTDFSELSNEHTWLSSTRLVVKPDMLFGKRGKSGLVALNLDMAQVAEFVKQRLGKEVEMGGCKAPITTFIVEPFMPHDQEFYLSIVSERLGSTVSFSECGGIEIEENWDKVKTIFLPTEKPMTNDACAPLIATLPLEVRGKIGDFIKGVFAVFQDLDFSFLEMNPFTLVDGEPYPLDMRGELDDTAAFKNFNKWGNVEFPLPFGRVLSPTETFIHSLDENTSASLKFTVLNPKGRIWTMVAGGGASVIYADTVGDLGYASELGNYAEYSGAPNEGEVLQYARVVIDCATADPDGCKRALIIGGGIANFTDVAATFNGIIRALKEKESKLKAARMHIFVRRGGPNYQTGLAKMRALGEELGVPLDVYGPEATMTGICKQAIECIMGEA from the exons ATGGCCCGCAAGAAGATCAGAGAGTACGACTCCAAGAGGCTGCTCAAACAGCACCTGAAACGACTCGCCGGAATCGAGCTCCAGATCAACTCAGCTCTGGTGACCGAGTCGACGGACTTCTCCGAGTTGTCGAACGAGCATACATGGCTGTCGTCTACGCGCCTCGTGGTGAAGCCCGACATGCTGTTCGGGAAGCGCGGGAAGAGCGGCCTCGTCGCCCTGAACTTGGACATGGCTCAGGTCGCCGAGTTCGTCAAGCAGCGACTCGGTAAGGAG GTTGAGATGGGAGGATGCAAGGCGCCGATCACGACGTTTATAGTGGAGCCGTTCATGCCCCATGATCAAGAATTTTACCTCTCGATTGTGTCCGAAAGGCTCGGATCAACCGTGAGCTTTTCGGAGTGTGGAGGGATCGAAATTGAAGAGAATTGGGACAAG GTTAAGACTATATTTCTTCCGACCGAGAAGCCTATGACGAATGATGCTTGTGCTCCACTGATTGCCACTCTTCCATTGGAG GTCAGAGGCAAAATTGGAGATTTCATAAAGGGCGTATTTGCTGTATTCCAGG ATTTGGATTTTAGTTTCCTGGAAATGAACCCGTTTACCTTGGTTGATGGTGAACCTTATCCACTAGATATGAGGGGGGAGCTAGATGACACTGCTGCCTTCAAGAACTTCAATAA ATGGGGCAACGTGGAGTTTCCATTGCCTTTTGGCAGAGTCTTAAGTCCTACAGAAACATTTATTCATTCTCTGGATGAAAAC ACAAGTGCATCCTTAAAATTCACTGTGTTGAACCCAAAGGGACGCATCTGGACCATGGTAGCTGGAGGCGGTGCGAGTGTTATTTATGCTGATACT GTTGGAGATTTGGGTTATGCTTCAGAACTTGGAAATTATGCAGAGTATAGTGGAGCTCCAAATGAGGGAGAGGTGTTGCAGTATGCAAGAGTTGTGATCGAT TGTGCAACAGCTGATCCAGATGGTTGTAAAAGAGCACTTATAATTGGAGGTGGCATAGCTAATTTCACAGACGTAGCTGCTACATTCAATGGAATTATTAGAGCCCTCAAGGAGAAG GAATCCAAGCTAAAAGCAGCAAGAATGCATATTTTTGTGAGAAGGGGTGGTCCAAACTATCAAACTGGTTTGGCAAAGATGCGCGCATTGGGAGAAGAACTTGGAGTTCCTCTTGAC GTTTATGGCCCTGAGGCAACAATGACGGGAATTTGCAAGCAAGCAATTGAGTGCATCATGGGTGAAGCTTAA
- the LOC126595128 gene encoding signal recognition particle 19 kDa protein-like has protein sequence MDKETPNIKKWIVLYPVYINSKKTMAEGRRISVAKACEGPTCAEIADCCSYFKLPFAIEIDKAYPRDFMQIGRVRVLLKREDGTPYNPDITSRKQLMLKVAEMVPRHPGRTRKQEPATSTSSAGPAKSGKHGKKKR, from the exons ATGGATAAAGAGACCCCCAATATAAAGAAATGGATTGTGCTTTATCCGGTTTATATTAACTCGAAGAAAACTATGGCGGAAGGGAGACGAATCAGTGTCGCGAAAGCGTGCGAAGGTCCTACTTGTGCTGAGATTGCTGATTGTTGCAGCTACTTCAAACTCCCATTTGCAATTGAG ATAGATAAGGCTTATCCGCGCGATTTCATGCAAATTGGGAGAGTGAGGGTCTTGCTTAAAAGGGAAGATGGAACTCCATATAATCCAGACATTACTTCCA GGAAACAGCTGATGCTGAAAGTTGCGGAGATGGTTCCCAGACATCCTGGGAGGACTAGGAAGCAGGAGCCCGCCACATCCACATCAAGTGCTGGACCTGCCAAATCTGGGAAAcatggaaagaaaaagagataG